The Christiangramia flava JLT2011 genome has a segment encoding these proteins:
- the proC gene encoding pyrroline-5-carboxylate reductase, protein MKIAILGTGNLGLSIAKGLIFSNAFTSLYLTKRNAEGIKDYEEYSKVKVTSDNREAVQNADILIFSVQPTQMERILEEIKDLLTEKHVIISTVTGFKIPRIEEIVGDQFIIRSMPNTAIAVGKSMTCLCSNEKGKKRIAIAEAIFNRLGTSIIIPENKMQAATVICASGIAFWMRLIRATTQGAVQLGFDAKDAQELSMQTCLGAASLLIESGKHPEEEIDKVTTPRGCTIEGLNEMEHNGLSSSLIKGLQASFKKINNISEK, encoded by the coding sequence ATGAAAATTGCCATTTTAGGAACCGGGAATCTTGGACTTTCTATCGCGAAAGGTTTAATATTCAGCAATGCTTTTACCAGCCTGTATCTAACCAAAAGAAATGCAGAGGGAATCAAGGATTATGAAGAGTATTCCAAAGTAAAAGTGACGAGCGATAACCGTGAAGCGGTTCAAAACGCAGATATTTTAATTTTTTCCGTTCAGCCAACCCAAATGGAAAGAATACTGGAGGAGATCAAGGATCTTTTAACCGAAAAGCACGTGATCATTTCTACCGTAACCGGATTTAAAATTCCGCGTATCGAGGAAATTGTTGGTGACCAGTTTATCATTCGTTCCATGCCAAATACGGCGATTGCTGTCGGTAAATCGATGACCTGTCTTTGTTCTAACGAAAAAGGGAAAAAGCGAATCGCGATTGCTGAAGCTATTTTCAATCGTTTAGGTACCAGTATCATTATTCCTGAAAATAAAATGCAGGCGGCCACGGTGATTTGTGCCAGCGGGATCGCATTCTGGATGCGTCTCATCCGCGCAACCACTCAGGGAGCTGTCCAACTCGGTTTTGACGCAAAAGACGCGCAGGAGCTTTCTATGCAAACCTGTTTAGGTGCCGCGAGCCTTTTGATCGAATCGGGCAAACATCCGGAAGAGGAAATCGATAAGGTAACTACGCCGCGAGGCTGTACTATTGAGGGACTGAATGAAATGGAGCATAATGGTCTAAGTTCTTCGCTGATCAAGGGACTGCAGGCTTCCTTTAAAAAGATCAATAATATTTCAGAAAAATAA
- the ilvN gene encoding acetolactate synthase small subunit, translating to MEKKNFTVSIYTENNLGLLSRIAAIFLKRHINIESITASPSEVTEVMRFIIIVNVTEEQIKKIVGQIEKQIEVIRAFYHTTEETIYQETALYKIKSEEFLNDHNIQDFIKETNARIVTVTKEFFVVEKTGKHREINQLYETLKPYGLMQFVRSGTIAVTKNEMPISEILEKFNTTNSLS from the coding sequence ATGGAAAAGAAGAATTTTACCGTATCGATATACACCGAAAATAATTTGGGTCTTTTGAGCCGTATCGCGGCGATCTTCCTGAAAAGACATATCAATATTGAAAGTATTACAGCGTCGCCCAGTGAGGTGACCGAGGTGATGCGCTTTATCATTATTGTAAATGTGACCGAAGAGCAGATCAAAAAGATCGTGGGCCAGATCGAAAAGCAAATCGAGGTGATCCGTGCTTTTTATCATACTACGGAAGAAACCATATACCAGGAAACCGCGCTTTATAAGATCAAATCTGAAGAATTCCTGAATGATCACAACATTCAGGATTTTATTAAGGAAACCAACGCGCGTATTGTAACCGTGACCAAAGAGTTTTTCGTGGTGGAAAAAACCGGCAAACACCGGGAGATCAATCAGCTTTACGAAACTTTAAAACCTTATGGTTTGATGCAGTTCGTTCGCTCCGGCACCATTGCCGTGACCAAGAACGAAATGCCCATTTCAGAAATATTAGAAAAATTTAATACTACAAATTCATTATCATGA
- the ilvB gene encoding biosynthetic-type acetolactate synthase large subunit, translated as MEVKTASFEKKETEKVTVSGAEAVIKCLLEEGVDTIYGYPGGAIMPVYDELFKYQDKLHHVLTRHEQGATHAAQGYARVSGRVGVAVATSGPGATNLVTGIADAMIDSTPMVCITGQVGSHLLGSDAFQETDIVGISTPITKWNYQITRAEEIPEVMAKAFYIARSGRPGPVLVDITKDAQFASLDFSYKKCSGIRSYKPVPEVNLLQVERAAEVINNAKKPMIVWGQGVILGHAEDLLKKVVEKAGIPAAWTILGLSALETEHPLNVGMVGMHGNYAPNVLTNECDVLIAIGMRFDDRVTGNLETYAKQAKVVHFEIDPAEVNKNVTADYPVLGDVKETLKVLLELLNENDHSQWHNQFKELYKEEYKKVISHNLDVSKPDIHMAEVIREINKMSKGDAVIVSDVGQHQMKACRYGKFNQTRSNVTSGGLGTMGFALPAAIGAKMAAPEREVVAVIGDGGYQMTIQELGTIFQTKVPVKIVVLNNGFLGMVRQWQQLFFDKRYASTEMVNPDFVTIAKGYHIKTCRVTERAELAAAVKEMMESDEAFFLEVKVEQEENVFPMVPTGASVSDILLE; from the coding sequence ATGGAAGTAAAAACAGCAAGTTTTGAGAAAAAGGAGACGGAAAAAGTAACAGTTTCGGGAGCTGAAGCGGTTATCAAATGTCTGCTTGAGGAAGGCGTCGATACCATCTACGGTTATCCCGGAGGTGCGATCATGCCTGTCTACGATGAATTGTTCAAATACCAGGACAAGCTTCATCATGTACTCACGAGACACGAGCAGGGTGCAACGCACGCTGCGCAGGGTTACGCACGAGTCTCGGGAAGGGTCGGCGTTGCTGTGGCTACTTCAGGTCCCGGGGCTACCAACCTCGTAACAGGGATTGCCGATGCCATGATCGATTCCACTCCAATGGTTTGTATTACCGGGCAGGTAGGCTCTCATTTGCTGGGAAGTGATGCTTTCCAGGAAACCGATATTGTGGGTATTTCCACCCCCATTACCAAGTGGAATTACCAGATCACCCGCGCCGAAGAAATTCCGGAAGTGATGGCTAAGGCATTTTATATCGCCAGGTCAGGAAGACCAGGGCCAGTTTTGGTAGATATTACCAAAGACGCGCAGTTTGCCTCACTGGATTTCAGCTATAAAAAATGTTCAGGGATCAGGAGCTATAAACCCGTTCCCGAAGTAAATCTTCTTCAGGTAGAACGCGCTGCGGAAGTAATCAATAATGCCAAAAAACCCATGATCGTGTGGGGTCAGGGAGTTATCCTGGGTCATGCGGAAGATTTGCTCAAGAAAGTAGTTGAAAAAGCCGGAATTCCGGCGGCCTGGACCATTTTGGGCCTTTCCGCACTGGAAACTGAACATCCGCTGAATGTAGGAATGGTTGGGATGCATGGAAATTACGCACCCAATGTTTTGACCAATGAGTGCGATGTGTTGATCGCCATCGGGATGCGTTTCGATGACCGGGTTACCGGTAACCTGGAGACTTATGCCAAGCAGGCAAAAGTGGTTCATTTTGAGATCGACCCGGCGGAAGTCAATAAAAATGTGACAGCCGATTATCCGGTTCTGGGAGACGTTAAAGAAACTCTGAAAGTGCTTTTGGAACTGCTGAATGAAAATGACCATTCTCAGTGGCACAATCAGTTTAAAGAATTATATAAAGAGGAATATAAAAAAGTCATCAGTCACAATCTGGATGTTTCCAAGCCAGATATTCATATGGCTGAGGTGATTCGCGAAATCAACAAAATGTCTAAAGGTGATGCGGTGATCGTTTCAGATGTAGGGCAACACCAGATGAAGGCCTGTCGGTACGGTAAATTCAACCAGACGCGGAGCAATGTGACTTCCGGAGGTTTGGGAACCATGGGGTTTGCGCTTCCGGCGGCAATCGGAGCCAAAATGGCTGCTCCGGAAAGAGAAGTGGTAGCAGTGATCGGCGATGGCGGTTACCAGATGACCATCCAGGAACTGGGAACAATTTTTCAAACTAAGGTACCGGTGAAAATTGTGGTTTTAAATAACGGTTTTCTCGGAATGGTTCGCCAGTGGCAGCAGTTGTTCTTTGATAAAAGATATGCTTCTACTGAAATGGTTAACCCAGATTTTGTGACGATCGCCAAGGGATATCATATTAAAACCTGCCGCGTGACCGAAAGAGCTGAACTGGCAGCTGCGGTCAAAGAAATGATGGAAAGCGATGAGGCTTTCTTCCTTGAAGTAAAAGTTGAACAGGAAGAGAACGTGTTCCCAATGGTTCCAACCGGGGCATCAGTATCAGACATATTATTGGAATAA
- the ilvC gene encoding ketol-acid reductoisomerase, translating into MTNYFNSLSLRDQLAQLGTCRFMELDEFSDGVAALKGKKIVIVGCGAQGLNQGLNMRDSGLDISYALREGAIQEKRQSWKNATENNFTVGTYEELLPEADLVINLTPDKQHTPVISSIMPHIKKDAVLSYSHGFNIVEEGMQIREDITVIMVAPKCPGSEVREEYKRGFGVPTLIAVHPENDPQGIGLDWAKAYAFATGGHKAGVLQSSFVAEVKSDLMGEQTILCGMLQTGSILTFDKMVAEGVEPKYASKLIQYGWETITEALKHGGITTMMDRLSNPAKLRAFKISEELKEQMRPLFQKHMDDIISGAFSSRMMTDWKNDDKELLTWRAETENTAFEQTEATSEEIKEQEYFDKGVLMVAMVKAGVELAFETMVEAGIIAESAYYESLHETPLIANTIARKKLFEMNRVISDTAEYGCYLFDHAAKPLIKDYVNGLEPEVAGKTFGDGYNGVDNQELIAVNDAIRNHPVEKVGGVLRQAMTAMKKIHA; encoded by the coding sequence ATGACGAACTATTTTAACAGTCTTTCTTTACGCGATCAATTAGCCCAGCTGGGAACCTGCCGTTTCATGGAGCTGGATGAGTTCAGCGACGGAGTGGCTGCTTTAAAAGGAAAGAAAATAGTTATCGTGGGCTGTGGCGCCCAGGGACTTAACCAGGGTCTGAACATGCGGGACAGCGGTTTGGACATTTCTTATGCGCTTCGCGAAGGAGCTATTCAAGAGAAGAGACAATCCTGGAAAAACGCTACTGAAAATAATTTTACTGTTGGTACATACGAGGAATTGCTTCCGGAGGCAGACCTGGTCATCAATCTTACGCCAGATAAACAACACACCCCGGTGATCAGTTCTATTATGCCACATATCAAAAAAGATGCAGTGCTATCTTATTCTCACGGTTTTAATATCGTGGAAGAAGGTATGCAGATTCGTGAGGATATCACCGTGATCATGGTGGCGCCAAAATGTCCCGGTTCAGAAGTTCGTGAAGAATATAAAAGAGGTTTTGGGGTCCCAACGCTGATTGCTGTGCATCCTGAAAACGATCCTCAGGGGATTGGTCTGGATTGGGCGAAAGCCTATGCATTTGCTACCGGAGGTCATAAAGCGGGAGTGCTTCAGTCTTCTTTTGTAGCCGAAGTGAAATCTGATCTTATGGGTGAGCAAACCATTCTCTGTGGAATGTTGCAAACCGGTTCGATCTTGACTTTTGACAAAATGGTGGCTGAAGGAGTAGAGCCGAAATATGCTTCCAAGCTTATTCAGTATGGTTGGGAAACGATTACGGAAGCTTTGAAACATGGTGGAATCACAACGATGATGGATCGTTTGTCAAATCCAGCTAAACTTCGCGCTTTTAAAATTTCAGAAGAATTGAAGGAACAGATGCGTCCGCTTTTTCAGAAGCACATGGATGATATTATTTCAGGAGCATTCAGTTCCAGGATGATGACCGACTGGAAAAATGATGATAAGGAATTGCTGACGTGGCGTGCAGAAACAGAAAATACCGCCTTTGAACAAACCGAAGCAACTTCCGAAGAAATTAAGGAACAGGAATATTTTGATAAAGGTGTCCTGATGGTTGCCATGGTAAAAGCGGGTGTGGAACTGGCTTTTGAGACAATGGTCGAAGCAGGAATTATCGCAGAATCGGCTTATTACGAGTCACTGCATGAAACTCCGCTGATCGCCAACACTATTGCCAGAAAGAAACTGTTTGAAATGAACCGTGTGATCTCTGATACTGCGGAATATGGCTGTTATTTATTTGATCATGCAGCCAAACCTCTGATCAAGGATTACGTCAATGGGCTGGAGCCTGAAGTTGCCGGAAAGACTTTTGGCGATGGATATAATGGAGTGGACAATCAGGAATTGATCGCGGTGAACGATGCTATTAGGAACCATCCGGTCGAGAAAGTGGGTGGTGTGCTGAGACAGGCGATGACCGCAATGAAGAAAATACATGCTTAA
- the ilvA gene encoding threonine ammonia-lyase IlvA, with product MSLLQKDIYRPDLKDVKKAAERISKVVVNTPLADSFTYSAKYDARILFKREDLQQVRSYKIRGAYNKISSLPQEQLKKGVICASAGNHAQGVAFACNKLKTKGVIYMPITTPRQKVEQTNMFGGEWVEVVLKGDTFDDSYKNAIKHGEKFGQVFIHPFDDEKVIEGQATIGMEILEQADGPIDYVFAPFGGGGLLAGLSSVFKQLSPNTKIIGVEPEGAPSMLSSMKAGKVIELKTIERFVDGAAVQKVGSRNFEICKENLDAMITVPEGKICQTILDLYNKDAIVVEPAGAMAISALDSYAEDLKGKTAVCIVSGSNNDITRTAEIKERALLYAGIKHYFIISFPQRAGALREFVDKVLGPNDDITHFEYSKKHHRENGPAVVGIELNDPADFEPLVARMKKKNFFGEYLNDKPNLFQFLV from the coding sequence ATGAGTTTATTGCAGAAGGATATTTATAGACCAGATTTAAAAGATGTAAAGAAAGCGGCCGAGCGTATTTCCAAAGTAGTGGTGAATACGCCTCTGGCCGATTCTTTTACGTACAGCGCTAAATATGACGCCCGTATTTTATTTAAAAGAGAGGATCTGCAGCAGGTTCGTTCCTATAAAATTCGTGGTGCGTATAACAAAATATCCAGTCTGCCACAGGAACAACTTAAAAAAGGTGTGATTTGTGCCAGTGCGGGAAATCATGCCCAGGGAGTTGCTTTCGCCTGTAATAAATTAAAAACAAAAGGTGTTATTTACATGCCAATTACTACGCCCAGGCAGAAGGTCGAACAGACAAATATGTTTGGTGGGGAATGGGTTGAAGTGGTGCTAAAAGGTGACACTTTTGACGATTCTTATAAAAATGCTATCAAGCACGGTGAGAAGTTTGGCCAGGTTTTTATCCATCCGTTTGATGATGAAAAAGTGATCGAGGGACAGGCAACGATCGGGATGGAAATTCTGGAACAGGCTGATGGCCCGATAGATTATGTTTTTGCACCATTTGGTGGCGGCGGATTGCTGGCTGGATTGTCTTCCGTATTTAAACAGCTGAGTCCGAATACCAAGATTATTGGTGTAGAGCCGGAAGGAGCGCCATCCATGCTTTCTTCCATGAAAGCCGGAAAAGTGATTGAACTGAAAACGATAGAGCGCTTCGTTGATGGAGCAGCCGTTCAGAAAGTAGGTTCCAGGAATTTTGAGATCTGTAAAGAAAATCTGGATGCAATGATCACTGTTCCGGAGGGGAAAATTTGCCAGACGATTCTGGATCTTTATAACAAAGACGCAATCGTGGTGGAACCTGCCGGAGCGATGGCAATCTCAGCTTTAGATTCTTATGCGGAAGATTTAAAAGGGAAAACCGCAGTCTGTATTGTAAGTGGAAGCAATAACGACATTACCCGAACTGCTGAGATCAAAGAACGAGCTTTATTATATGCAGGGATCAAACATTATTTCATTATCAGTTTCCCACAAAGGGCAGGAGCTTTACGAGAATTCGTGGATAAAGTTCTGGGACCAAACGATGATATTACCCATTTTGAATATTCTAAAAAACATCATCGTGAAAACGGACCCGCTGTGGTGGGAATAGAATTGAACGATCCGGCTGACTTTGAGCCGCTGGTTGCCAGGATGAAAAAGAAGAACTTTTTTGGGGAATATCTCAATGATAAACCGAATTTATTTCAATTTTTAGTATAA
- the ilvD gene encoding dihydroxy-acid dehydratase has protein sequence MSNKFSKVITQSDSQPASQAMLHAIGLTKEDFQKPFVGIASTGYEGNPCNMHLNDLAKDVKKGTEQAGLVGLIFNTIGVSDGISMGTPGMRYSLPSRDIIADSMETVVSAMSYDGLVTVVGCDKNMPGALMAQLRLNRPSILVYGGTIASGCHNGKKLDVVSAFEAWGSKVAGDIDEKEYQAVIQKACPGAGACGGMYTANTMASAIEALGMSLPYNSSNPAVGPEKAEESTKAGEAMKLLLKKDIKPRDIVTRKSLENAIRLLTVLGGSTNAVLHFLAIAKAAQVDFGLKEFQQVCDNTPFLADLKPSGKYAMEDVHRIGGIPAVMKYMLQNDMLHGDCLTVTGKTLAENLAEVPEMEEGQDVIRPLDNPIKKTGHIRILYGNLAEEGSVAKITGKEGLEFTGKARVFNGEYDANDGISSGKVKKGDVVVIRYEGPKGGPGMPEMLKPTSAIMGAGLGKDVALITDGRFSGGTHGFVVGHITPEAQEGGLLALLKDGDEITINAETNTIDVALSEEEIAERRKSWQPPALKKQSGVLYKYARTVASASQGCVTDEF, from the coding sequence ATGAGTAATAAATTCAGCAAAGTAATAACTCAAAGTGATTCTCAACCGGCATCCCAGGCGATGCTTCACGCCATTGGACTAACCAAAGAAGATTTTCAAAAACCATTTGTTGGAATTGCCAGCACTGGTTATGAGGGAAATCCCTGTAATATGCATTTGAACGATCTGGCTAAAGACGTAAAAAAAGGCACGGAGCAAGCCGGACTTGTGGGACTAATTTTCAATACGATTGGCGTAAGTGATGGGATTTCCATGGGAACTCCGGGAATGCGCTACTCTCTTCCTTCAAGAGATATCATTGCTGATTCTATGGAAACCGTGGTTAGCGCCATGTCTTATGACGGGCTGGTAACCGTAGTTGGATGCGATAAGAACATGCCGGGTGCTCTGATGGCACAACTGCGCTTGAATCGCCCATCAATATTGGTGTATGGAGGAACGATCGCTTCCGGTTGTCATAATGGGAAAAAACTGGATGTCGTTTCGGCTTTTGAAGCTTGGGGCTCGAAAGTAGCCGGCGACATCGATGAAAAAGAATACCAGGCAGTTATTCAGAAGGCGTGTCCTGGTGCCGGAGCCTGTGGTGGAATGTATACCGCCAACACTATGGCTTCAGCAATTGAAGCTTTGGGAATGAGTTTGCCTTATAATTCTTCAAATCCCGCTGTAGGTCCCGAAAAAGCAGAAGAAAGCACGAAGGCCGGGGAAGCGATGAAATTGCTTCTGAAAAAAGATATTAAACCCCGCGATATCGTGACCAGGAAATCCCTGGAAAATGCGATCAGGTTACTGACCGTTTTGGGCGGGTCCACCAATGCGGTACTGCATTTCCTGGCGATCGCCAAAGCGGCGCAGGTCGATTTCGGCCTTAAGGAATTCCAGCAGGTTTGTGACAATACGCCGTTTTTGGCAGATTTGAAACCAAGTGGGAAATACGCGATGGAAGATGTACATAGAATTGGCGGAATTCCTGCGGTTATGAAATATATGCTTCAGAATGATATGCTGCACGGTGATTGTCTAACGGTTACCGGAAAGACGCTGGCGGAAAACCTGGCTGAGGTTCCGGAGATGGAAGAAGGGCAGGACGTCATCCGCCCGCTGGATAACCCGATCAAAAAGACCGGTCATATTCGCATTTTATACGGAAATCTTGCAGAAGAAGGTTCCGTAGCGAAGATTACCGGAAAAGAAGGCCTGGAATTTACCGGAAAAGCCCGTGTTTTCAACGGTGAATATGATGCGAATGACGGCATTAGTTCCGGGAAAGTGAAAAAAGGAGATGTGGTGGTTATTCGGTATGAAGGGCCAAAAGGTGGTCCCGGAATGCCTGAAATGCTGAAACCTACTTCTGCCATTATGGGTGCAGGGCTTGGAAAAGATGTAGCCCTGATCACAGACGGTCGGTTTTCAGGAGGAACACATGGGTTTGTGGTAGGACACATTACTCCTGAAGCGCAGGAGGGCGGACTTTTAGCCTTATTGAAGGATGGCGATGAAATAACAATCAATGCGGAAACCAATACCATCGATGTAGCACTTTCCGAAGAAGAAATAGCAGAAAGAAGAAAAAGCTGGCAGCCGCCTGCACTTAAAAAACAAAGCGGTGTTCTTTATAAATATGCCAGAACGGTGGCTTCAGCCTCACAGGGTTGCGTGACCGATGAATTTTAA
- the argC gene encoding N-acetyl-gamma-glutamyl-phosphate reductase: MIKAGIIGGAGYTAGELIRILLNHPEAEIDFVYSTSQPGKPVSTIHQDLAGETEITFTDSINKDADVVFLCLGHGNSKKFLAENHFSENTKIIDLSTDFRMNGDHDFVYGLPEFFKSEILSAKNIANPGCFATAISLAILPLAKSGEIKSDWHVNAVTGATGAGTSLSDTTHFTWRDNNFSSYKSFGHQHLNEIGQSLKMLQPDFSSEVNFIPNRGNFSRGIHATAYTEYNGSLEDAKKLYSEVYSEAPFTHLVEDIHLKQVVNTNKCLLKLEKFGDKLLVTSVIDNLLKGASGQAVQNMNLIFGFPEDAGLKLKASYF, encoded by the coding sequence ATGATCAAGGCGGGAATTATTGGAGGCGCAGGATACACAGCCGGTGAGCTGATCAGGATTTTGCTGAATCATCCTGAAGCCGAAATTGACTTTGTTTACAGTACTTCACAACCGGGAAAACCTGTTTCGACCATTCATCAGGATCTCGCCGGTGAAACCGAGATTACATTTACCGATTCGATCAATAAGGACGCCGATGTTGTTTTTCTTTGCCTTGGCCACGGAAATTCTAAAAAGTTTTTAGCAGAAAACCACTTTTCTGAAAATACGAAGATCATCGACTTGAGTACCGATTTCAGAATGAATGGTGATCATGATTTTGTTTATGGCTTGCCTGAATTTTTTAAATCTGAAATTTTGTCGGCTAAAAATATCGCAAATCCGGGATGCTTTGCCACCGCCATCAGCCTGGCGATTTTACCGCTGGCTAAATCTGGTGAGATAAAATCTGACTGGCATGTGAATGCGGTTACCGGTGCGACTGGTGCAGGAACTTCCCTTTCAGATACCACGCATTTTACCTGGAGAGACAATAATTTTTCTTCCTATAAATCTTTTGGGCATCAGCATTTGAATGAAATAGGGCAGAGCTTGAAAATGCTGCAACCCGATTTTTCTTCCGAAGTAAATTTTATTCCGAACAGGGGGAATTTTTCCCGCGGAATTCATGCTACGGCTTATACCGAATATAATGGAAGCCTTGAAGACGCAAAAAAGCTTTATTCAGAAGTTTATTCTGAAGCACCCTTTACCCATTTAGTGGAAGATATCCATTTGAAACAGGTGGTGAATACCAATAAATGCCTTCTGAAACTGGAGAAATTCGGAGATAAGCTGCTTGTGACCAGCGTGATCGATAACCTGTTGAAAGGAGCTTCCGGGCAGGCGGTTCAGAATATGAATTTAATATTCGGTTTTCCTGAAGATGCAGGATTGAAATTGAAGGCCAGTTATTTTTAA
- the argG gene encoding argininosuccinate synthase: protein MKKVVIAYSGGLDTSYCAKYLSEEENFEVHAVSVNTGGFSEEEIEKIGSNAKKIGAATYKNIDAVSSFYNKVVKYLIYGNVLKNNTYPLSVSAERIVQALEIINYAKETGAEYIAHGSTGAGNDQVRFDMIFQLIAPNIKIITPIRDKKLTRQEEIDYLKSKGVEMNWEKAKYSVNKGLWGTSVGGAETLTSEKPLPEEAYPSQLKEKEPQQITLGFTKGEFTSLNGKENAPEKNIQLLEEIAKQYAIGRDIHVGDTIIGIKGRVGFEAAAAQIIIKSHHLLEKHTLSKWQLQHKDYLANWYGTHLHEGQYLEPVMRDLEAFLESSQKQVTGEVYVSLHPYRFQLDGIRSDFDLMNSGFGKYGEENNAWTADDAKGFIKILSNSGKIYQYVKEKG, encoded by the coding sequence ATGAAGAAAGTCGTAATTGCCTATAGCGGTGGTTTGGACACCAGTTATTGCGCGAAATACCTCTCAGAAGAAGAAAATTTTGAAGTTCATGCGGTAAGCGTGAATACCGGTGGTTTTTCCGAAGAAGAGATCGAAAAGATCGGTTCCAATGCGAAAAAGATCGGAGCGGCAACCTATAAGAATATCGATGCGGTATCTTCGTTTTATAACAAAGTGGTTAAGTATCTCATCTACGGAAACGTTTTAAAGAATAACACCTATCCGCTTTCCGTAAGTGCCGAACGAATCGTACAGGCGCTGGAAATCATCAATTATGCAAAGGAAACCGGGGCTGAATATATCGCCCACGGAAGTACTGGTGCAGGAAATGACCAGGTGCGTTTTGATATGATATTTCAGCTTATTGCTCCAAATATTAAGATTATTACGCCTATCAGAGATAAAAAACTGACTCGCCAGGAAGAAATCGATTACCTGAAATCGAAAGGCGTGGAAATGAACTGGGAAAAAGCCAAATATTCGGTGAACAAAGGGCTTTGGGGAACCAGCGTGGGTGGTGCAGAAACGCTGACCTCTGAAAAACCACTTCCAGAGGAAGCTTATCCTTCCCAGTTAAAAGAAAAAGAGCCACAGCAAATTACCCTTGGATTCACGAAAGGAGAATTCACTTCTTTAAACGGAAAAGAAAATGCTCCGGAAAAGAATATTCAGCTTTTAGAAGAGATTGCGAAGCAATATGCGATCGGGCGTGATATCCATGTGGGCGATACCATAATCGGAATTAAAGGACGCGTTGGATTTGAAGCTGCCGCAGCGCAGATCATTATCAAATCTCATCATTTGTTGGAGAAGCATACCTTGAGCAAATGGCAATTACAGCATAAAGATTACCTGGCGAACTGGTATGGTACACATTTGCATGAAGGCCAGTATTTGGAACCGGTCATGCGTGATCTGGAAGCCTTTTTGGAAAGTTCCCAGAAGCAGGTAACCGGTGAGGTTTATGTGAGTTTGCATCCTTATCGTTTCCAGTTAGACGGAATAAGATCAGATTTTGATTTGATGAATTCCGGTTTCGGAAAATACGGGGAAGAGAACAATGCCTGGACGGCAGATGATGCTAAAGGATTTATCAAGATACTTTCCAATTCCGGGAAGATCTATCAATATGTAAAAGAAAAAGGATGA
- a CDS encoding GNAT family N-acetyltransferase, whose translation MKIVIANKSHASYAEEICTTIEESAKVRGTGIARRTPEYVISKMEKGNAVIALDGEKFAGFCYIETWSHEKYVANSGLIVHPDYRQHGLAKDIKKVIFKHSREKYPNAKIFGITTGLAVMKINYELGYQPVTFSELTDDEAFWKGCQTCKNYDILTRTERKMCLCTGMLYDPQKKKEAKEKSKLNDKAFHRLKNIKQTLFYKKEKLEKE comes from the coding sequence ATGAAAATTGTCATTGCTAATAAATCTCATGCTTCTTACGCAGAAGAAATCTGCACTACTATTGAAGAATCGGCCAAGGTTCGCGGTACTGGTATCGCACGTCGAACTCCCGAATATGTCATTAGTAAAATGGAAAAAGGCAATGCAGTGATCGCCCTGGATGGCGAGAAATTTGCCGGTTTCTGTTATATCGAAACATGGAGTCATGAGAAATATGTGGCAAACTCAGGTTTGATCGTGCATCCGGATTATCGGCAGCATGGCCTGGCAAAAGACATCAAAAAGGTCATTTTCAAACATTCCCGCGAAAAGTATCCCAATGCAAAAATCTTCGGGATTACCACTGGCTTGGCGGTAATGAAGATCAATTACGAGTTGGGTTATCAACCGGTAACTTTTTCTGAATTGACCGATGATGAAGCTTTCTGGAAAGGATGCCAGACCTGTAAGAATTACGACATTCTAACCCGAACCGAGCGAAAAATGTGCTTGTGCACCGGTATGTTGTATGATCCGCAGAAGAAGAAGGAAGCTAAAGAAAAATCAAAGTTAAACGATAAAGCCTTTCACAGGCTCAAAAACATCAAGCAAACACTTTTTTACAAAAAGGAAAAACTTGAAAAAGAATAA